Proteins from one Homalodisca vitripennis isolate AUS2020 chromosome 3, UT_GWSS_2.1, whole genome shotgun sequence genomic window:
- the LOC124358220 gene encoding probable cytochrome P450 6a21, producing MFSFLFAGANPTASTISFALYEIARNEYLQNRLQEEIKTSVIKHRGWNYVAFKGMVYLDQIIQEVLRLYTFSSSVTLLVTEPYTIPGTQITLERGMLVFIPVSAIHRDPQYYPSPEQFNPDRFAGNNYKPSATFLPFGHGPKICIAVKFAMLIVKVCLARILSSYTIRLSNKMVLPMCLDSEASSPKIKGGLWLEFREK from the coding sequence atgttcagttttttatttgcagGTGCAAACCCAACGGCTTCTACGATTTCATTCGCTTTGTATGAGATTGCCAGGAACGAATATTTACAAAACCGTttacaagaagaaataaaaacatccgTGATCAAACACAGAGGATGGAATTATGTGGCATTCAAGGGCATGGTATATCTTGATCAAATAATTCAAGAAGTTTTACGGCTATACACCTTCAGTTCATCAGTGACGCTCTTAGTGACTGAACCTTACACAATACCCGGAACACAAATTACCTTGGAGAGAGGAATGTTGGTGTTCATCCCCGTGTCCGCCATTCACAGGGATCCCCAGTACTACCCCTCACCAGAGCAGTTCAACCCCGATCGGTTCGCTGGCAACAACTACAAGCCGAGTGCCACGTTCTTGCCGTTCGGCCACGGACCTAAGATCTGCATCGCTGTCAAGTTCGCGATGCTCATCGTCAAGGTCTGCCTCGCTAGAATCCTCTCCAGTTATACAATCCGGCTTAGTAACAAGATGGTACTTCCCATGTGCTTGGATTCAGAAGCTTCGTCCCCAAAGATAAAAGGCGGGCTATGGTTGGAATTCCGGGAAAAGTAG